From the Salipiger sp. CCB-MM3 genome, the window CCGGTCCATGCCACCTTTGGCATGGGGCCAGTTCTTGCATCCCTGCGGTTGGCTCGGTCGGGCATATGTGTGTGTCGCCCGAGGGACAGAAGAACCGGTGAAGAGACGGAGCGGGGATACATGACGCAGGAACAATGGGGCGCGCTGCAAGACAGGCTGAGCAGCACGATCGGGGAAAACAACTATCGAACCTGGATCAAACCCCTTGAGTACAAGGGACTGGAGGCCGATGGGGTGGCGGTCTTCCTGGCGCCGACCAATTTTATCGGCACCTATGTTTCGCAAAATTTCGGAGACCTGCTGCTGTCGCAAATCTCGACATTGGATTCGCAGGTCCGCCGCCTGCAATTCCGGGTAAGCAATGCGCCGCGTCCGGCCATGGGCCGACCGAGCCCGCGCCCGGCAGCGGCGAACAAGCCCGAACCGGCGCTGCAAAGCGTGCAGGCCGAAGCTCAGGCGAGCGGCTATGCAGGGACGCAGGCGGGCACCGCAGGTGCCGCGGCGCAGGGCGGCAGTGATCTGCTGCCGAGCGCGCCGCTGGATGCGCGGTTCACCTTCGACAATTTCATCGTCGGCAAACCGAACGAACTGGCCCATGCCGCGGCGCGCCGCGTCGCCGAGGCCGAGACCGTGACCTTCAACCCGCTGTTCCTCTATGGCGGCGTGGGTCTTGGTAAAACGCACCTGATGCACGCGATCACCTGGGAGTTGCGCAACCGCCGCCCGGATCTGAACGTGCTCTATCTGTCGGCAGAGCAGTTCATGTACCGTTTTGTACAGGCCCTGCGCGAGCGCCGCATGATGGACTTCAAAGAGCTGTTCCGCTCGGTCGACGTGCTGATGGTCGACGACGTGCAGTTCATCGCCGGCAAGGATTCGACGCAGGAAGAGTTCTTCCACACGTTCAACGCGCTGGTGGACCAGAACAAGCAGATCGTCATCTCTGCAGACCGCGCGCCGGATGAGATCAAGGATCTCGAGAACCGCATCCGCTCGCGCCTGCAGTCCGGCCTCGTGGTCGACCTGCACCCGACGGATTACGAACTGCGCCTCGGCATCCTGCAGTCGAAGGTCGACACCTACCGCAAGCAATATCCCTCGCTGCAGCTTGACGATGGTATCCTCGAGTTCCTCGCGCATCGCATCTCGACCAACGTGCGCGTGCTCGAAGGCGCGCTGACCCGGCTCTTCGCCTTCGCCTCTCTGGTTGGCCAGCCGATCACCATGGAGCTGACGCAGGATTGCCTTGCCGATGTGCTGCGCGCCTCGGACCGCAAGATCTCGATCGAAGAGATCCAGCGCAAGGTGGCGGATCACTACAACATCCGCCTCAGCGATCTGATCGGCCCCAAGCGCGTGCGCAACTTCGCCCGCCCGCGTCAGGTGGCGATGTATCTGTGCAAGCAACTGACCGCGCGCTCGCTGCCCGAGATCGGCCGCCGCTTCGGCGGGCGCGACCACACCACGGTCATGCACGGTGTGAAGCGGATCGAGGAGCTGCGCATGCAGGACAGCCAGATCGCCGATGACATCGAGCTCTTGCGCCGCGCGCTAGAGGCCTGACACCTCAGCCTGAGGCGCCAGGCCTGAGACCGCACGACCACAAATGGGAACGGGGCTGCCTTCGGGCGGCCCCGCGGCCTTGACGCTGCAGGCAATCTATCTGATCAATCACCAAAACAGGTTGGAGTAGCTCTGGTTTTGCGCCAAGCTGCCCCTCCGGCCAACCGAGGAACAGGGCGATGAAAGTCAGCATAGAACGGGCGACGCTGCTCAAGGCAGTCAGCCAGGCACAATCGGTGGTCGAACGCCGGAACACCATTCCGATCCTTGCGAACGTGCTGATCGAGGCCGAAGGGAACACGGCCAGCTTCCGCGCGACCGATCTCGATATCGAAGTGCTCGACCGCGCCCCCGCGGTTGTCGAGCAGGCGGGCGCCACCACCGTCTCGGCAGTGACCCTGCACGAAATCGTGCGCAAGCTGCCCGACGGCGCGCTGGTGCAACTGGCCGCCGACAATGCCGCAGGCCGGCTGACGGTGACCGCGGGCCGTTCGAACTTCAGCCTCGCGACGCTGCCGAAAGAAGACTTCCCGGTCATGGCGTCGTCGGAATATTCGTCGAACTTCAGCGCCAAGGCCGAAGTGCTGCGCCGGCTGTTCGACAAGTCGAAGTTTGCCATCTCGACCGAAGAGACGCGCTATTACCTCAATGGCGTCTATATGCATGTCACCGACAGCGAAGACGGCCGCGTGCTGCGCTGTGTGGCCACCGACGGTCACCGCCTTGCGCGTATCGACGCGCCGCTGCCGTCGGGCGCCGAAGAGATGCCCGGCGTGATCGTGCCGCGCAAGACCGTGGGCGAGCTGCGCAAGCTGCTCGACGAAGACGATATGGACATCGCGGTCTCGGTCTCGGAAACCAAGGTGCGCTTCGCCACGCCCGACATCACGCTGACCTCCAAGGTCATCGACGGCACCTTCCCGGATTATTCGCGCGTCATCCCGATGAACAACACCCGCCGCCTCGAGGTCGACGCGGGCGAGTTCGCCAAGGCAGTGGACCGTGTGGCAACCGTCTCGTCGGAACGCTCGCGCGCGGTGAAGCTGCAGCTGGATGAAGACCGCCTCGTGCTTTCGGTCAACGCCCCCGACAGCGGTGCCGCCGAAGAAGAGCTGGCCGTGGCCTATGGCGACGAGCCGCTGGAGATCGGCTTCAACGCGAAATACCTGCTGGAGATCGCCAGCCAGGTCGACCGTGAGAACGCCGTTTTCATGTTCAATTCCTCCGGCGATCCGACCTTGATGCGCGAAGGCACCGACACGTCGGCGGTCTATGTCGTCATGCCGATGCGGGTCTGACCCGCGCCGCGCGCCGCCTTCGGTCGCGCCATGCGTATTTGAAGAACAATGAAGGGCAGGGGCGCGGCTTCTGCCCTTCATTGTTCCAAAAATACGCTCGGCAGCGCCTGCCTTCCTGCGAAAGCTGTCGATCCAATGTCCCTCCATCTCACCCGCCTCACACTCTCGCATTTCCGCTCGCACCACCATGCGTCGGTCGAGGTCGACGCGCGGCCCGTGGCGCTCCATGGCCCCAATGGCGCGGGCAAGACCAATCTGATCGAGGCGGTCTCGCTGTTCTCGCCGGGGCGCGGGATGCGCCGGGCCTCGGCGCAGGAGATGGTGCGCCGCCCCGAGGCGCTGGGGTGGAAGATCGAGGGGTTGCTGCAGACCGGCGGCGGCCTGCATGAGATCACCTTCCGCTCGGAGGCCGGCGCGGCGCGGCAGGTGCATATCGACGGCAAAGCCGCGCCGCAGGTGCAATTGGGGCGGATGGCGCGGGTGCTGTGGTTGATCCCGTCGATGGACCGGCTGTGGATCGAGGGCCCCGAGGGGCGGCGGCGGTTTCTCGACCGGATGACGCTGAGCTTCTTCCCTGACCATGCCGAGCAGAGCCTCGCCTATGAGAAGGCCATGCGCGAGCGCAACCGGTTGCTGCGCGATCAGGTGCGGGACGGTTTCTGGTACGGCGCGCTCGAGGGGCAGATGGCCGAGGCGGGGGCTGCGCTGCAGGCCAATCGCCGCGCGGCGCTGGCGCGGTTGGCGGGGGCGCAGGCCGAAGCCGAGACGCAATTCCCGGCCGCCGAGCTTGAACTCATCGATGGTGAGCAGCCCTGCCCGGACAGCGCCAGCGATCTGCGGGCCGCACTGGAGGCGAGCCGTCCGCGGGACCTGATGGCAGGGCGCACGCTGGTGGGGCCGCATCGCGGCGATCTGCGCGGGGTCTTTGCCGCCAAGGGGGTTCCCGCCGAGGATTGCTCGACCGGCGAGCAGAAGGCGCTGCTGATCTCGCTCATCCTCAGCAACGCGCGCGCGCTGGCCGCCGAAACCGGTGCGGCGCCCATCCTGCTGCTCGACGAGGTGGCGGCGCATCTCGACGCGGGCCGCCGCGCGGCGCTTTACGACGAGATTTGCGCGCTCGGGAGTCAGGCGTGGATGACGGGCACGGGGCCGGAGCTTTTCGCGGAACTCGGAGAGCGGGCGCAGCATCTCGAGGTGACCGAGCGGGAAGGGCAATCGGTGGTTGAAAACCGCAGGGTTTAACACCAAATCTTGTGTCATCGGCGTGACAATCGCGGCAGAACACCGTATAAAATCAACAAAAATCACGAAGGATCGCGGCATGGCCGAACCGGCAAGCGCACCGCAGGAATACGGCGCGGATTCCATCAAAGTTCTCAAGGGTTTGGAGGCTGTCCGTAAGCGTCCCGGCATGTACATCGGGGACACGGATGACGGCTCGGGCCTGCACCACATGGTTTACGAGGTCGTGGACAACGGCATCGACGAGGCTCTGGCGGGCCACGCGGACTTTGTCCGGGTGAAGATTCACGCCGACAACTCGGTTTCGGTGCGAGACAACGGCCGCGGTATTCCGGTCGATCTGCACCAGGAAGAGGGTGTCTCGGCGGCTGAGGTGATCATGACCCAGCTGCACGCCGGCGGTAAGTTCGACCAGAACTCCTACAAGGTGTCAGGCGGTCTGCACGGCGTGGGTGTTTCCGTGGTGAACGCGCTTTCGGTCTGGCTCGAGCTGCGCATCTGGCGCAACGGCAAAGAGCATTACGCGAAGTTCAGCCATGGCGAGACCGTGGAGCATCTGCGCGTGGTGGGCGACGCCGAGGGCGAGCAGGGCACCGAGGTGCGTTTCCTTGCCTCGACCGACACGTTCAGCAACCTCGAGTACAGCTTTGAGACGCTGGAGAAGCGCCTGCGCGAGCTGGCGTTCCTGAACTCGGGCGTGCGCATCATTCTCGAGGACGAGCGTCCCGCCGAGCCGCTCAAGACCGAGCTGCACTACGAAGGCGGCGTGAAAGAGTTCGTGAAGTATCTCGACCGCTCCAAGCAGCCGGTGATGCCCGAGCCGATCTATATGACCGGCGAAAAGGACGGCATCGGCGTCGAGATCGCCATGTGGTGGAACGACAGCTACCACGAAAACGTGCTGCCCTTCACCAACAACATCCCGCAGCGCGACGGCGGCACCCATGTGGCGGGCTTCCGCGGCGCGCTGACCCGCACCATCAACAACTACGCGCAGTCCTCGGGCATCGCCAAGAAAGAGAAGGTCTCTTTCACCGGCGATGATGCCCGCGAGGGTCTGACCTGCGTGCTGTCGGTGAAAGTGCCCGACCCGAAGTTCAGCTCGCAGACCAAGGACAAGCTGGTCTCCTCCGAGGTGCGCCCGGCGGTCGAGGGGATGATGAACGAACGTCTGGCCGAGTGGTTCGAAGAGAACCCCAATGAGGCCAAACAGATCGTCGGCAAGATCGTCGAGGCGGCGCTGGCCCGTGAGGCCGCGCGCAAGGCCCGCGAACTGACCCGTCGCAAGACCGCGATGGACGTGAACTATCTTGCTGGCAAGCTCAAGGACTGCTCCGAGAAGGACCCGTCGAAGACCGAGCTTTTCATCGTCGAGGGTGACTCGGCGGGCGGCTCGGCGCAGACCGGGCGCGACCGGGGCACGCAGGCGATCCTGCCGCTGAAGGGTAAAATCCTCAACGTCGAGCGCGCGCGTTTCGACCGGATGCTCGGCAGCCAAGAGATCGGCAACCTCGTGATGGCGCTCGGCACCGGCATTGGCCGCGACGAGTTCAACATCGAGAAGCTGCGCTATCACAAGATCATCCTGATGACCGACGCCGACGTCGACGGCGCGCACATCCGGACGCTGCTGCTGACCTTCTTCTACCGGCAGATGCCGGAGCTGATCGAAGGCGGCTATCTCTATATCGCGCAGCCGCCGCTCTATAAGGTGACCCGCGGCAAGTCCGAGGTCTATGTGAAGGACCAGAACGCGCTTGATGAATACCTGATCAATCAGGGTGTCGATGGCGCGCATCTGACGACCGGCAACGGCGAGGTGATCGCCGGGCAAGACCTCGTTCGCGTCATCGAAGAGGCGCGGCAGCTCAAGCGCGTGCTCGATGCCTTCCCGACGCATTACCCGCGCCACATCCTCGAGCAGGCGGCGATCGC encodes:
- the dnaN gene encoding DNA polymerase III subunit beta, whose protein sequence is MKVSIERATLLKAVSQAQSVVERRNTIPILANVLIEAEGNTASFRATDLDIEVLDRAPAVVEQAGATTVSAVTLHEIVRKLPDGALVQLAADNAAGRLTVTAGRSNFSLATLPKEDFPVMASSEYSSNFSAKAEVLRRLFDKSKFAISTEETRYYLNGVYMHVTDSEDGRVLRCVATDGHRLARIDAPLPSGAEEMPGVIVPRKTVGELRKLLDEDDMDIAVSVSETKVRFATPDITLTSKVIDGTFPDYSRVIPMNNTRRLEVDAGEFAKAVDRVATVSSERSRAVKLQLDEDRLVLSVNAPDSGAAEEELAVAYGDEPLEIGFNAKYLLEIASQVDRENAVFMFNSSGDPTLMREGTDTSAVYVVMPMRV
- the recF gene encoding DNA replication/repair protein RecF (All proteins in this family for which functions are known are DNA-binding proteins that assist the filamentation of RecA onto DNA for the initiation of recombination or recombinational repair.) translates to MSLHLTRLTLSHFRSHHHASVEVDARPVALHGPNGAGKTNLIEAVSLFSPGRGMRRASAQEMVRRPEALGWKIEGLLQTGGGLHEITFRSEAGAARQVHIDGKAAPQVQLGRMARVLWLIPSMDRLWIEGPEGRRRFLDRMTLSFFPDHAEQSLAYEKAMRERNRLLRDQVRDGFWYGALEGQMAEAGAALQANRRAALARLAGAQAEAETQFPAAELELIDGEQPCPDSASDLRAALEASRPRDLMAGRTLVGPHRGDLRGVFAAKGVPAEDCSTGEQKALLISLILSNARALAAETGAAPILLLDEVAAHLDAGRRAALYDEICALGSQAWMTGTGPELFAELGERAQHLEVTEREGQSVVENRRV
- the gyrB gene encoding DNA topoisomerase (ATP-hydrolyzing) subunit B translates to MAEPASAPQEYGADSIKVLKGLEAVRKRPGMYIGDTDDGSGLHHMVYEVVDNGIDEALAGHADFVRVKIHADNSVSVRDNGRGIPVDLHQEEGVSAAEVIMTQLHAGGKFDQNSYKVSGGLHGVGVSVVNALSVWLELRIWRNGKEHYAKFSHGETVEHLRVVGDAEGEQGTEVRFLASTDTFSNLEYSFETLEKRLRELAFLNSGVRIILEDERPAEPLKTELHYEGGVKEFVKYLDRSKQPVMPEPIYMTGEKDGIGVEIAMWWNDSYHENVLPFTNNIPQRDGGTHVAGFRGALTRTINNYAQSSGIAKKEKVSFTGDDAREGLTCVLSVKVPDPKFSSQTKDKLVSSEVRPAVEGMMNERLAEWFEENPNEAKQIVGKIVEAALAREAARKARELTRRKTAMDVNYLAGKLKDCSEKDPSKTELFIVEGDSAGGSAQTGRDRGTQAILPLKGKILNVERARFDRMLGSQEIGNLVMALGTGIGRDEFNIEKLRYHKIILMTDADVDGAHIRTLLLTFFYRQMPELIEGGYLYIAQPPLYKVTRGKSEVYVKDQNALDEYLINQGVDGAHLTTGNGEVIAGQDLVRVIEEARQLKRVLDAFPTHYPRHILEQAAIAGAFVPGAVESDLQGVADKVAQRLDLIALEYEKGWQGRITQDRGIRLARILRGVEEVRTLDGPMLRSGESRRTGSFTDALQAVYQTPATLERKDRRQAIFGPLGLLEAVLEEGEKGLSLQRYKGLGEMNPGQLWETTLDPDARTLLQVKVDDMAEADDLFTKLMGDVVEPRRDFIQQNALSVENLDF
- the dnaA gene encoding chromosomal replication initiator protein DnaA, with translation MTQEQWGALQDRLSSTIGENNYRTWIKPLEYKGLEADGVAVFLAPTNFIGTYVSQNFGDLLLSQISTLDSQVRRLQFRVSNAPRPAMGRPSPRPAAANKPEPALQSVQAEAQASGYAGTQAGTAGAAAQGGSDLLPSAPLDARFTFDNFIVGKPNELAHAAARRVAEAETVTFNPLFLYGGVGLGKTHLMHAITWELRNRRPDLNVLYLSAEQFMYRFVQALRERRMMDFKELFRSVDVLMVDDVQFIAGKDSTQEEFFHTFNALVDQNKQIVISADRAPDEIKDLENRIRSRLQSGLVVDLHPTDYELRLGILQSKVDTYRKQYPSLQLDDGILEFLAHRISTNVRVLEGALTRLFAFASLVGQPITMELTQDCLADVLRASDRKISIEEIQRKVADHYNIRLSDLIGPKRVRNFARPRQVAMYLCKQLTARSLPEIGRRFGGRDHTTVMHGVKRIEELRMQDSQIADDIELLRRALEA